Within the Cotesia glomerata isolate CgM1 linkage group LG6, MPM_Cglom_v2.3, whole genome shotgun sequence genome, the region tgtatgacattaaagttaggtagctgtcacttgacaattttttaattttatttaacaaaaagatttgttttaaaattgaaaattaagttagccatttaaaaatttttagaatttttttttattgaaaaaatgatgacaaaaaaatttttaaaaaatgtcacttgtaaaaacctttaaaaactgtaagtgaaattttttaaaaatatttttttgttttaatttaattattaaaaaaaataaaataattaaaaacgtcggctaactttagtatcatcaaaaagatttgttttaaaaaaatatttttaaaaaatttattttttttaattctacatTAATATTCATGTGATTtgttggttaaaaaaaattctgaaaataattcaaCATCATCTTCAATGGTAAgtcttaatttatattatttatttattaattaattacaatatattttcataacaataaagttagccgacatttttaatttttttattttgcttaatttattaaatttgaattaaaaaatattttaaaaattgcacttatatatatatatatatatagcagtatatatatatatatatatatatatatagcagcatatatgcatatatatatatatatatatatatatatatatatatatatatatatatatatatatatatatatatagttatatatatatacagttatactcatatatatatatagttatatatatatatagttagcatatatatatatatatatatatatatatatatatgccaTATATACtgctgcatatatatatatacagttatatatatatatagatatatatagctatatatatatatatagttatatatatatagttatatgctatatatatatatatatatatatatatatatatatatatatatatatatatatatatatatatatatatatatatatagtttttggagtttttaacaaatgaaaaaaatttttttttatttttttgtaataattcttcaacaaaaaaaatcataaaaattttcagatgtcggctaactttattttcattatatttttttattttacttgaaaagtaaaaggtaataaataaaataattttatttaactaatgtaatttaaaataaaaattaagttagccgacatttaaaaatttttataattttttttattgaaaaaattactacaaaaaaaaaagaattttttacacgtgcaatttttgaaaattatttttcagttttaataaaatgattaaaaaattcaaaaaattaaattagaacaaaaatattttttaaaaattccacttcgttttattttttttttttattttgtaatcattttttcaaaaaaaaaaaaattctaaaaatttttaaatgtcggctaaattttcaataataataaagtaagccgacatttttgattttttttatgttgcttaatttattaaattataactaaaaaatatttttaaaaaattgcacttaaaatttttaacaaatgaaaacaattttttttttattttttgtaataattctataatagaaaaaatcataaaaatttttagatgccagctaactttattttcatactttAGTATTGTAATTTGAAGCAGCTCAAATAATTACTTATCAATTCATCAGATATtacattatttacaataaataaattatccaatataatttattttcttcttttttatcacGTATTTAATAGAAACTTCAGAGATAGttttatttaccaaaaaattttaatagaagaatttttcttgcttttgtatcaaaaaaaaaaaaaaaaaaaaaattagtttaataaattaaaaatttatcaagaatATAATATGAATATAAAGTTAACCgacactcaaaaattttttattttttttatttcttaaaaattagaactaaaaaactatttttaaaaaattccacgtataatttttaaaattttctacatgtgaaattttttttaaaaattatttttcaataaaataaattataaagatttttaaatgtcggctaatttaattttcatgaatataattcataaaattaaatcttttaatacaaataattaaaaaaattacctacttatttcaaaaaaatttattaaattaaaaaagacaaTTCTTCCATCTCATTATTActtaaatatctaaaaatttctctCACAAAAACATCCGGTAATTCCTCAAGAgtatcaaaaataaagtcttcaattttttcaataaaatttctccTAATTAATCCTTCTCTTAAccgatttaaaaaaagcggtgtATAAATAGGAAATTTTCCTTCAACTTCatcaaaattatcaacaattctcctaattttttcattagccATATAAATAGCCAACTGATGaatagatttattaaaaatctcaaaaaaattcacataacTATCCCCAATTTTCTCCAATTTCATACTTTTGATTTCTTCTtggcattttttttcaaactcatctaatttatcatcaatattaattaattttaaattatcttcactgacaaaataattaataaattttaacttaagcacatgtcttttaattaaattcgcAACAGCTGTGCTTTCAGCCACAGCAAGtgctgtttttttatttttatcacaagaATTAATATCAACATTTCCGTTCAAaagttgattaataattttataattattatttttaacagctTGATGAagaattaattcattatttttgattaatgtttttacattattaaatttatttattaaaaatgtgacAATTTCTTCATGA harbors:
- the LOC123266713 gene encoding putative ankyrin repeat protein RF_0381, encoding MNNSKQLYYDHIDKDNIDHILKNGVDINAIGIYHGRKDFTLLHAAVANSDEELVKYLLNKNVDINATTSYKETALHIAAERDLNIVSLLIQHGAEISAVANYGLKQCWTPLHCAIRYRNEDIAKFLLEKGARCKIEGCECILHFSVRLGMIDIVELLFKHFEIKLPCICNENSPSLLFSAVENDHEEIVTFLINKFNNVKTLIKNNELILHQAVKNNNYKIINQLLNGNVDINSCDKNKKTALAVAESTAVANLIKRHVLKLKFINYFVSEDNLKLINIDDKLDEFEKKCQEEIKSMKLEKIGDSYVNFFEIFNKSIHQLAIYMANEKIRRIVDNFDEVEGKFPIYTPLFLNRLREGLIRRNFIEKIEDFIFDTLEELPDVFVREIFRYLSNNEMEELSFLI